A region of Veillonellaceae bacterium DNA encodes the following proteins:
- a CDS encoding TlyA family RNA methyltransferase, translated as MANPKVKKERLDVLLVEQGFFNSRENAKRHIMEGIILVNNVPVDKAGTKVPSDAEIRIKGHIMPYVGRGGYKLEKALKFFKIDLNGKVVADIGASTGGFTDCALQNGAVKVYAIDVGTNQLDWKLRTDQRVINMEKTNIKLVTLETLGEPVDFVCTDISFISVTKIIPAVKSILKPDGSIAALIKPQFEAGREKVGKGGIVRDPEVHKEVIRDTLKTFEESGYFCWGLTYSPIKGGSGNIEFLSYLRSSIPQVLINDEDINAVVEEAHNNLLKGQV; from the coding sequence GTGGCGAATCCAAAGGTAAAAAAAGAGAGGCTGGATGTTCTCTTAGTGGAGCAGGGCTTCTTTAACAGCCGGGAAAATGCAAAACGGCATATTATGGAAGGCATAATTTTAGTCAATAATGTGCCTGTTGACAAAGCAGGGACAAAAGTTCCTTCGGATGCTGAAATCAGGATAAAAGGGCATATAATGCCATATGTTGGCAGAGGCGGGTACAAACTCGAGAAAGCACTGAAATTTTTCAAAATTGACCTGAATGGCAAAGTTGTGGCTGATATCGGAGCCTCTACGGGAGGCTTTACTGACTGCGCCTTGCAAAATGGCGCGGTAAAGGTATATGCTATTGATGTTGGAACAAATCAGCTTGACTGGAAGCTTCGAACAGATCAGAGAGTCATTAATATGGAGAAAACAAATATTAAACTTGTGACCCTGGAAACTTTAGGGGAGCCCGTTGATTTTGTATGCACAGACATTTCTTTCATATCAGTGACAAAGATTATTCCAGCTGTTAAATCTATTCTGAAACCTGACGGATCCATTGCTGCTCTTATCAAACCTCAGTTTGAGGCGGGCCGGGAGAAAGTTGGCAAGGGTGGTATTGTAAGAGATCCCGAAGTTCACAAAGAAGTTATTCGTGACACATTAAAAACATTTGAAGAATCCGGATATTTCTGCTGGGGACTGACTTATTCGCCCATTAAGGGCGGATCTGGGAATATTGAGTTCCTGTCTTACCTTCGAAGCAGTATTCCACAAGTTCTTATTAATGATGAAGATATTAATGCTGTTGTAGAAGAAGCACATAATAATCTTTTAAAGGGGCAAGTATGA
- a CDS encoding adenosylcobinamide-GDP ribazoletransferase has protein sequence MNSFLVGLQFLTRIHLSSKAIWKDEEFGKSVMWFPVIGWIIGLFLILIFQITKPLDTPILTGFLLVIGEIFISGGTLTDGLMDASDGLFSGRSKERSLEIMKDSLIGSFGMLSILIYVFLTTLCLGYVDNTQAMLMLLIAMPTLGRLNLVISICNYNYARPYGMGKAFAAYHSKYTLPWAVFFSMLPAFYFGFSYLFIMGISIMIGLGLNNWVVKKIDGTTGDTYGFVTEITEAGIALLVVLLIRGDLWHI, from the coding sequence ATGAATTCTTTTCTTGTAGGACTCCAGTTTTTGACACGGATTCATTTGTCTTCCAAAGCAATCTGGAAAGATGAGGAATTCGGTAAAAGTGTCATGTGGTTTCCTGTGATTGGATGGATTATAGGGCTTTTTCTCATTCTGATTTTTCAGATTACGAAGCCTTTGGATACACCCATATTAACGGGATTCCTCCTGGTGATTGGAGAAATTTTTATTTCCGGCGGTACGCTGACAGACGGGCTTATGGACGCATCTGACGGGCTTTTTTCCGGGAGGTCAAAGGAAAGAAGTCTGGAGATTATGAAAGATAGTCTCATAGGCTCTTTTGGCATGCTGTCGATTTTGATTTATGTTTTTTTGACAACACTATGTTTAGGATATGTGGATAATACTCAGGCCATGCTGATGCTCCTTATTGCCATGCCTACATTGGGGAGACTGAATCTGGTTATAAGCATTTGCAATTATAATTATGCCAGACCATATGGTATGGGGAAGGCTTTTGCTGCTTATCACTCCAAGTACACGCTGCCTTGGGCAGTTTTCTTTTCGATGCTGCCTGCGTTTTATTTTGGATTCAGCTATTTATTCATTATGGGGATTTCCATCATGATTGGACTTGGCTTAAATAACTGGGTTGTCAAAAAGATTGACGGAACTACGGGAGACACTTACGGCTTTGTTACAGAAATAACAGAAGCAGGTATAGCGCTCCTTGTGGTTCTTTTGATTAGAGGGGACTTATGGCATATATAG
- a CDS encoding Xaa-Pro peptidase family protein, with amino-acid sequence MLLKDRISDFMKDSGLDAVFVQKNENCYYISRFTGSDSFLFLTKDADYLLTDSRYTEQAKQEAAGFEVINHAGKLPSVIAELAQKHKVKRIGVESPFSYSAYLSFSGVMDNVEFKVCALDNIRQIKTQEELKCIAEACRISDEGFKKTIPYIKPGVTERELMAVLESSMLLEGSEGKSFDTIVASGYRGAYPHGTATDKVIESGDLITFDFGAIYKGYHSDITRTVAVGEISDQQQFMYDKVLGCVEYIEGLLKAGETASDVDRLAREYLKKFSLDSYFTHALGHSVGLEIHEAPVLAPRDHSVLMVGMTETVEPGVYIPGVGGVRIEDTVTIEKDGISVLTKFPKKFLRV; translated from the coding sequence ATGTTATTAAAAGATAGAATCTCTGATTTTATGAAGGATAGCGGTCTGGATGCAGTTTTCGTTCAAAAAAATGAAAACTGTTATTATATTTCCAGATTTACGGGATCAGACAGTTTTTTATTTCTGACTAAAGATGCCGATTATCTTCTTACTGACAGCCGATATACAGAACAAGCAAAACAAGAAGCGGCCGGATTTGAAGTTATAAATCATGCAGGGAAGTTACCGAGTGTTATTGCCGAGCTCGCTCAGAAGCACAAGGTCAAGCGCATAGGCGTTGAATCTCCGTTTTCATACAGTGCCTATCTGAGCTTTTCTGGTGTGATGGATAATGTAGAATTTAAAGTCTGCGCATTGGACAATATCAGACAGATAAAAACACAAGAAGAACTTAAGTGTATTGCAGAAGCCTGCCGGATTTCGGATGAAGGATTCAAGAAGACGATTCCATATATCAAGCCCGGAGTTACGGAGCGGGAATTGATGGCTGTTTTGGAAAGTTCCATGCTGCTTGAAGGTTCTGAAGGGAAATCATTTGATACGATTGTTGCTTCTGGCTATAGAGGGGCGTATCCGCACGGAACAGCGACAGATAAAGTGATTGAGTCAGGGGATCTCATTACCTTTGACTTTGGCGCTATATATAAAGGATATCATTCCGACATCACAAGAACTGTTGCCGTTGGAGAAATTTCCGACCAGCAGCAATTCATGTATGATAAAGTGCTGGGATGTGTAGAGTATATAGAAGGCCTGCTTAAAGCGGGCGAGACTGCTTCTGATGTGGATCGCTTGGCCAGAGAATACCTGAAAAAATTCTCTTTGGATAGTTATTTCACTCATGCGCTTGGTCACAGCGTAGGACTTGAGATTCATGAGGCGCCGGTCCTGGCACCGCGTGACCATTCCGTTTTAATGGTCGGAATGACTGAAACGGTAGAACCTGGAGTTTATATCCCGGGAGTAGGTGGAGTTCGTATCGAAGATACGGTCACAATAGAAAAAGATGGAATTTCAGTTTTAACGAAGTTCCCCAAAAAATTTTTAAGGGTTTAG
- a CDS encoding pyridoxal phosphate-dependent class II aminotransferase, translating into MSSTKSRHGGDIYGFSDKERDKFLDFSININPLGLSPKGKAALKAGWEKETLRYPDVKCRDLIKALSERYHVDETNIVVGNGATELMYAILRIINPDLVLIPAPSFSEYRLSAEASGAKVLSLLSEPVSSFKAFIEEVKNNIQQNSLIYVGNPNNPDGLLLDSKDLLELIGIADAASSFLVIDESFIDFVGDGYSYRNLSETHPNVIVVTSLTKFYAVPGLRIGCAFLPQAIHDQVNQNLVPWNVNGLAQLYMAHAVKDNEYIRGSISFCQMQRAKLVEGLKEFPEIKVYPGTVNFVLCELLDKGMDAESLQAKLIHRGIIIRKCGNYEGLDDSFFRVAVRSDVENNKLINALHEVLAK; encoded by the coding sequence ATGAGTTCGACAAAGAGTAGACATGGCGGAGATATTTATGGATTTTCGGATAAGGAAAGAGATAAATTCCTGGATTTCAGCATCAATATAAATCCTCTTGGATTATCGCCTAAAGGGAAAGCTGCTTTAAAAGCAGGCTGGGAAAAGGAAACTTTGCGATATCCGGATGTTAAATGCAGAGACCTCATTAAAGCTTTATCAGAACGTTACCATGTCGATGAAACCAATATCGTGGTTGGAAATGGTGCCACTGAGCTGATGTATGCCATCCTGAGAATCATCAATCCGGATCTGGTTTTGATACCTGCGCCTTCATTCAGTGAATACAGATTATCCGCAGAAGCATCCGGGGCAAAAGTCCTGAGCTTATTGAGTGAACCAGTTTCATCTTTCAAAGCTTTCATTGAAGAAGTAAAAAATAATATTCAGCAGAATTCTTTGATATACGTTGGGAATCCTAATAATCCCGACGGCTTGCTGCTGGACTCCAAGGATCTTTTGGAGCTTATAGGGATTGCGGATGCTGCATCCAGCTTCCTTGTGATAGATGAATCGTTTATTGATTTTGTGGGAGATGGATATTCCTACCGCAATCTGAGTGAGACGCATCCAAATGTCATTGTAGTTACTTCGCTCACTAAATTTTACGCAGTTCCCGGGCTGCGTATAGGCTGCGCTTTTCTTCCGCAGGCTATTCATGATCAGGTCAATCAGAATCTTGTTCCCTGGAATGTCAACGGATTAGCTCAGCTGTACATGGCGCATGCGGTCAAGGATAATGAATATATAAGAGGATCCATTTCATTCTGCCAGATGCAAAGAGCAAAACTTGTTGAAGGACTGAAGGAATTTCCAGAGATCAAGGTGTATCCGGGAACGGTAAATTTTGTCCTTTGTGAGCTGCTTGATAAAGGAATGGATGCTGAATCTCTTCAGGCAAAACTGATTCACCGCGGAATTATTATCCGGAAATGCGGAAATTATGAGGGATTGGATGATTCATTTTTCCGTGTAGCCGTGCGTTCTGATGTTGAAAATAATAAACTCATTAATGCATTACATGAGGTGCTTGCTAAATGA
- the efp gene encoding elongation factor P, which translates to MISSNDLRPGITVELDGMVWQCVEFQHVKPGKGAAFVRAKLKNLQTGSVVERKFNAGIKLQNAQVERKPMQYLYEADGSYCFMDTETYEQIMLNKEQLGDKINFLKEEMECTVMFFNGSIIGVDIPNSVELKVVETEPGIRGDTATGGSKPAKMETSYIVSVPLFINEGEMLRIDTRTGAYIERVK; encoded by the coding sequence ATGATTTCTAGTAATGATCTTCGTCCAGGCATAACAGTAGAACTTGACGGAATGGTTTGGCAGTGCGTGGAATTCCAGCATGTAAAACCAGGCAAGGGTGCTGCATTCGTTCGTGCCAAATTGAAAAATCTGCAGACAGGATCTGTTGTTGAACGTAAATTCAATGCCGGCATCAAACTGCAGAATGCTCAGGTAGAACGCAAGCCGATGCAGTATTTATATGAAGCTGACGGTTCCTACTGCTTCATGGATACCGAAACATATGAACAGATTATGCTGAACAAAGAGCAGCTGGGCGACAAGATCAACTTCCTTAAAGAAGAAATGGAATGCACTGTCATGTTCTTCAATGGCAGCATCATCGGCGTCGATATTCCAAACTCTGTTGAACTCAAGGTCGTTGAAACAGAACCAGGCATCCGCGGCGATACAGCAACCGGCGGTTCCAAGCCGGCAAAAATGGAAACAAGTTATATTGTTTCTGTACCGCTCTTTATCAACGAAGGTGAAATGCTCCGTATTGATACACGTACAGGCGCATATATCGAACGTGTAAAGTGA
- the nusB gene encoding transcription antitermination factor NusB: MGNKDAIEYALKVLYSKELNPESENISGETADLSEADMEYASAVVEEYQSHSELIDHMIESHLINWSMKQLNVVDKNILRTAIAEYLKLGAPDKRNMIINQAVELAKIYGGENSYLFINGLLDQALKEK, from the coding sequence ATGGGCAATAAAGATGCAATAGAGTATGCTTTGAAAGTTTTGTATTCCAAAGAACTGAATCCCGAAAGTGAAAATATCAGTGGGGAAACTGCTGATTTATCCGAAGCGGATATGGAGTACGCTTCAGCAGTGGTCGAAGAATACCAGAGTCATTCTGAATTGATTGATCACATGATTGAAAGCCATCTCATCAATTGGTCAATGAAGCAGTTAAATGTAGTCGATAAGAACATTCTTAGAACGGCAATTGCTGAATACCTGAAATTGGGTGCACCGGATAAACGGAATATGATTATCAATCAGGCTGTCGAACTTGCCAAGATCTATGGTGGTGAAAATTCTTACCTTTTCATTAACGGTTTGCTGGATCAGGCATTGAAGGAGAAATAA
- a CDS encoding polyprenyl synthetase family protein, which produces MIGSLLNKKKADIDKELAHLLADNGSELYKSMNYSLLAGGKRLRPALFLMLLEIFGLEAKSYIKVACAIECIHTYSLIHDDLPAMDNDDYRRGKLTNHKIFGPGMATMAGAGLLTYAFELISNQENISPDTRCHLISILAKAAGPDGMVGGQALDIISEGHSSSLPELRKMDSLKTGCLICAPIDMAALIAKCDEEMKKSLHDFAVHLGLLFSDYG; this is translated from the coding sequence ATGATTGGCAGCTTATTAAACAAAAAGAAAGCGGACATTGACAAGGAGCTGGCGCATCTGCTTGCTGATAATGGTTCAGAATTGTATAAGTCCATGAATTACAGTCTCCTTGCAGGAGGAAAGCGTTTAAGGCCTGCTTTGTTCCTGATGCTTTTGGAAATATTCGGCTTAGAGGCAAAGTCTTATATTAAGGTTGCCTGTGCTATAGAATGTATCCATACATATTCCCTTATCCATGATGACCTTCCTGCCATGGATAATGATGATTATCGCAGGGGAAAACTGACAAATCATAAAATCTTTGGTCCGGGTATGGCAACTATGGCAGGTGCCGGTCTTCTAACATATGCTTTTGAATTGATATCCAATCAGGAAAATATTTCTCCTGATACGAGATGCCATCTGATTTCGATTTTAGCAAAAGCTGCAGGTCCGGATGGAATGGTCGGAGGGCAGGCGCTTGATATCATTTCTGAAGGTCATTCCAGCAGTCTTCCCGAATTAAGGAAGATGGATTCATTGAAGACAGGATGCCTGATCTGTGCACCCATTGACATGGCGGCCTTAATCGCAAAATGCGATGAAGAGATGAAAAAGTCCCTTCATGATTTCGCAGTTCATTTAGGCCTGCTCTTTTCAGATTACGGATGA
- the cbiB gene encoding adenosylcobinamide-phosphate synthase CbiB produces the protein MYAVIPITACIIDTVYGDPRSDYHPVVLIGNLISYIENKLYPKKPAAPKDLMLRGFLTVCLVLLTVGLITSFFVYLGHKGGILLYFSLSALILYVTITPRALARDGLEIYHLLRDGDLVKARARLSWIVGRDTDNLSEADIVRGTVETIAENTTDGIISPLFYFMLFGPVGAALYRAGNTMDSMLGYKDDRYLYFGRIAARLDDILNYIPARITFLLFAASAYILRLDWKNAVAITRRDARKHPSPNGGYAEAPMAGALNVRLGGYNYYHGVAEFREYMGDPKVELKAFHIKKSIIMMYLATAIFVIFESIVIFFTW, from the coding sequence ATGTATGCTGTGATTCCGATCACAGCATGCATTATTGATACAGTTTACGGGGATCCTAGATCTGATTATCACCCCGTTGTGCTCATAGGGAACTTAATTTCTTATATTGAAAACAAACTGTATCCCAAGAAGCCGGCTGCGCCGAAAGATTTAATGCTGAGGGGCTTTCTGACAGTCTGTCTTGTTCTTTTGACTGTCGGCCTGATCACATCATTTTTTGTGTACCTGGGACACAAAGGCGGAATTCTTCTCTATTTTTCGCTGAGTGCGTTGATTCTCTATGTCACTATTACCCCCAGAGCCCTTGCCCGCGATGGACTGGAGATTTACCATCTTTTGAGAGACGGTGACCTGGTTAAGGCACGGGCAAGACTCAGCTGGATCGTTGGCAGAGATACGGATAACCTGTCGGAAGCTGATATCGTAAGAGGAACAGTAGAGACTATTGCCGAGAATACAACTGATGGAATTATATCGCCTCTGTTTTATTTCATGCTTTTCGGCCCTGTTGGCGCTGCTTTGTATCGCGCCGGAAACACTATGGATTCCATGCTTGGGTACAAAGACGACAGATATCTTTATTTTGGCCGTATTGCCGCCAGACTGGATGATATTCTGAATTATATTCCTGCAAGAATAACATTTTTGCTTTTTGCAGCAAGTGCTTATATTTTAAGGCTGGATTGGAAAAATGCTGTTGCTATAACCAGGCGAGATGCCCGCAAACATCCGAGTCCTAACGGAGGATATGCGGAGGCGCCGATGGCAGGAGCTTTGAATGTAAGACTGGGCGGATATAACTACTATCACGGAGTTGCTGAATTTAGAGAGTACATGGGGGATCCCAAGGTAGAACTTAAGGCGTTTCATATTAAGAAATCTATCATAATGATGTATCTGGCAACAGCGATCTTTGTTATATTCGAGTCAATTGTTATTTTCTTCACATGGTGA
- a CDS encoding cobyric acid synthase — protein sequence MKKAKKLMFQGTSSHVGKSILTTAFCRILAQDGYKTAPFKAQNMALNSYVTPSGGEIGRSTVAQAEAAGAEPIVQMNPVLLKPTGNSCSQVIILGTSRGNYSASEYQNQYSQKAWASVKESIEYMESHYDVMVIEGAGSPAEVNLKKNDIVNMRVAKECNAPVFLIADIDRGGALASIVGTLELLDEDERALVKGLVINKFRGDIKLLEPALTFLKERTGIPVLGVIPYLNKLGIDDEDSVSLQEIPDDHVMRDIHIAVIQTPKISNFTDFDALNREPDVNVRFVQKGDLLGNPDLIIIPGSKNTTEDLLYLKREGYAKEICELAEQGTPVIGVCGGYQMLGEKVSDPDHVESQNDEVDGLGLLPYTTVMQGVKNTYQVHFDCDDLPFLDMQFKGSDLKGYEIHMGETTLNKPAQTLFHITSRSSKDVDVNDGYINEKHNVFGTYCHGVFDNDELRRAIINALRKRKGLSELPIQFRYREYKESEYDRLADSVRKHFDMDTVYEILRNE from the coding sequence ATGAAAAAAGCAAAGAAATTAATGTTTCAGGGAACCAGTTCACATGTAGGCAAAAGTATTTTGACTACGGCATTTTGCAGGATTCTGGCTCAGGATGGATACAAAACGGCACCTTTTAAAGCACAGAATATGGCGCTTAATTCCTACGTTACCCCTTCAGGCGGAGAAATAGGAAGATCAACGGTGGCACAGGCTGAGGCTGCAGGTGCTGAACCGATTGTGCAGATGAATCCTGTCCTTTTGAAACCTACTGGCAATTCATGCTCGCAGGTCATTATTCTTGGTACATCCAGAGGCAACTATTCTGCGTCCGAATACCAGAACCAGTATAGCCAGAAAGCCTGGGCTTCTGTAAAAGAAAGCATAGAATATATGGAATCCCACTATGATGTCATGGTCATAGAAGGTGCAGGCAGCCCGGCGGAAGTGAACCTGAAGAAAAATGACATAGTAAACATGAGAGTTGCTAAAGAATGCAATGCTCCGGTATTTTTGATAGCAGATATCGACCGCGGCGGTGCTTTGGCATCTATTGTCGGTACTTTGGAACTGCTTGATGAAGACGAACGGGCTCTCGTTAAAGGTCTTGTCATTAACAAGTTCAGAGGAGATATCAAACTTCTCGAGCCTGCATTGACCTTTTTGAAGGAACGTACAGGTATACCTGTTTTAGGCGTTATTCCTTATTTAAACAAACTCGGCATTGATGATGAGGATTCCGTTTCCCTGCAGGAAATCCCGGACGATCACGTTATGAGGGATATCCATATTGCAGTGATCCAGACTCCTAAAATTTCCAACTTTACAGACTTCGACGCTTTGAATCGTGAACCGGATGTCAATGTACGCTTTGTACAAAAGGGAGATTTGCTTGGAAATCCTGATTTAATCATCATCCCGGGAAGTAAAAATACTACAGAAGACCTCCTCTATTTGAAGAGGGAAGGCTATGCAAAGGAAATCTGCGAACTGGCAGAACAGGGAACTCCTGTAATCGGCGTTTGCGGCGGTTACCAGATGCTTGGTGAAAAAGTCAGCGATCCGGATCATGTGGAAAGCCAGAATGATGAAGTCGATGGTTTGGGACTGCTCCCGTATACGACAGTTATGCAGGGGGTAAAGAACACATATCAGGTTCATTTTGATTGTGACGATTTGCCATTCCTCGATATGCAGTTTAAGGGCAGTGATTTAAAGGGATACGAAATACATATGGGTGAAACTACACTCAATAAACCTGCCCAGACTTTATTCCACATTACCAGCCGCAGCAGCAAGGATGTTGATGTGAATGATGGCTATATCAACGAAAAACATAATGTATTCGGGACATACTGCCATGGCGTTTTCGATAATGATGAATTGAGACGTGCCATTATTAATGCTTTGCGCAAGAGAAAAGGATTAAGTGAACTTCCGATTCAATTCCGTTATAGAGAGTATAAAGAATCTGAGTATGACCGCTTGGCAGACTCAGTCAGGAAGCATTTTGATATGGATACTGTTTATGAAATCCTGAGGAATGAATAA
- a CDS encoding Asp23/Gls24 family envelope stress response protein yields the protein METAEIKNSLGTIRISDQVIASIAQAATLHVKGIYAMDDRFSHAISSVINDEETRGIRVSIDNKSIVVDLYVAVYHGDRIPAIALNLQEIVKEEILDSAGIRVTAVNVNVQKVVFDKER from the coding sequence ATGGAAACTGCAGAGATAAAGAATTCGTTAGGCACAATTAGAATTTCAGATCAGGTCATCGCCAGTATTGCACAGGCAGCTACGTTGCATGTTAAGGGAATCTATGCGATGGATGATCGTTTTTCTCATGCAATTTCATCTGTCATCAATGATGAAGAAACTCGTGGAATTCGTGTTTCCATTGATAATAAGAGTATAGTGGTTGATTTATACGTTGCTGTTTATCATGGAGACCGGATTCCTGCTATTGCTCTTAATCTTCAAGAAATTGTTAAGGAAGAAATATTGGATTCTGCCGGGATTAGAGTAACTGCAGTCAACGTTAACGTTCAAAAGGTTGTGTTTGATAAGGAGCGATAA
- the cobC gene encoding alpha-ribazole phosphatase, which translates to MITIYLIRHGETLWNKKGRYQGIADVELSEKGILQADKIEDYFRDIKLDSVISSPLKRAVRTGQGVAISHNLPLVIEENLHELDFGEWEGKNFKEIEKCWPGSMEKMFTHTETFKFPNGESFEECRKRAAACIEKLISSGDDKTYAVVCHGVVLRMIICSFIDIPIARAWNLSLDNASVSVIKCFNNGLNVLDSLNGVSHLKE; encoded by the coding sequence ATGATAACTATTTATCTTATCCGTCATGGCGAAACTTTATGGAACAAAAAGGGACGCTATCAGGGAATCGCCGATGTAGAGCTCAGTGAGAAGGGAATCCTTCAGGCTGATAAAATTGAGGATTATTTCAGAGATATCAAGCTGGACTCTGTAATTTCAAGTCCTTTAAAAAGAGCTGTCAGAACAGGACAAGGTGTTGCCATATCTCATAATCTCCCCCTGGTAATAGAAGAGAATCTCCATGAGCTTGATTTTGGAGAATGGGAAGGAAAAAACTTTAAGGAAATAGAAAAGTGCTGGCCAGGATCCATGGAGAAGATGTTCACACATACTGAAACATTCAAATTCCCTAATGGTGAATCTTTCGAAGAATGCAGGAAGCGTGCTGCTGCATGTATAGAGAAACTCATTTCGTCAGGTGATGATAAGACTTATGCAGTCGTCTGCCATGGCGTAGTGCTTCGAATGATTATATGCTCCTTCATAGATATTCCGATAGCCAGAGCATGGAATCTTTCTTTAGATAATGCGAGCGTATCTGTTATCAAGTGTTTCAACAATGGCCTGAATGTATTGGATTCGCTCAATGGCGTCAGCCATTTGAAGGAATGA
- a CDS encoding GHMP kinase yields the protein MSQFDGPGDHLPKKAALAVKKTLNYLGEEERDIPIRLKSNILPGKGMASSTADISAVAQAVALSCGKRLTAHEIADIALSIEPSDATFFNGIVRFDHRGGTLIQLIGDCPPLKILIYDCGGEIDTVDFNTRADLVDLQKKNEKYIKIALDLFRKGIQNGSIDEIGRASSISAFANQKILYKKQLNRFYKVGMQVGGKGIICAHSGTVLGLIVSADGDIENMKQSINEYMGKDFSYLDSVEIINQGIIDRKCDANEFDKE from the coding sequence ATGAGCCAATTCGATGGTCCGGGAGATCATTTACCGAAGAAGGCGGCTCTTGCTGTAAAGAAAACGCTGAATTATCTGGGCGAGGAAGAACGTGATATTCCTATAAGGCTGAAATCTAATATCCTGCCTGGAAAAGGAATGGCATCGAGCACTGCTGATATCAGTGCAGTCGCTCAGGCTGTTGCACTTTCCTGCGGGAAAAGGCTGACAGCGCATGAAATAGCGGACATTGCACTTTCCATAGAACCAAGTGACGCCACTTTTTTCAACGGGATAGTACGATTTGATCATCGCGGCGGTACGCTCATCCAGCTGATCGGAGACTGCCCGCCTCTTAAGATATTGATTTATGACTGCGGCGGAGAGATAGATACAGTCGATTTTAATACCAGAGCGGATCTGGTCGACCTTCAGAAGAAAAACGAAAAGTATATTAAAATAGCCCTTGACCTGTTCAGGAAGGGGATTCAGAACGGTTCCATTGATGAAATAGGAAGAGCATCCTCCATCAGCGCTTTTGCAAACCAGAAGATTTTATATAAGAAACAGCTCAACCGTTTCTATAAAGTTGGGATGCAGGTTGGAGGTAAGGGAATTATCTGTGCGCATAGCGGAACCGTTTTAGGACTGATTGTTTCAGCCGATGGTGATATTGAAAATATGAAGCAGAGTATAAATGAATATATGGGAAAGGATTTTTCATATTTAGATTCTGTGGAAATTATTAATCAAGGAATCATAGACAGAAAGTGCGATGCGAATGAGTTCGACAAAGAGTAG
- a CDS encoding glycoprotease produces MPAFLVGKGLAESLSAAVHIPMYQFSHQENHALSAIREAPELWGKDFYLMHLSGGTQDVLRCVWKQDKIEIQELITTRDITAGQLIDRIGVALGLPFPAGKHLEILAMEGKDKNYVLPMTKILNAFSFSGQENQCLHDIESSQYNKADIAKGLLCHIGDSLEKELLNYPFEKGAPFVSIGGVMSNIYLRDRVNDICREKMLKPYFASPRYSSDNASGNAFGAFMIYSSS; encoded by the coding sequence ATGCCCGCTTTTCTCGTTGGAAAAGGATTGGCGGAATCACTATCTGCGGCAGTTCATATCCCGATGTATCAATTCAGCCATCAGGAAAATCATGCTCTCTCTGCAATCAGGGAGGCACCTGAGTTATGGGGAAAAGATTTCTATTTGATGCATCTTTCTGGTGGTACTCAGGATGTACTGCGTTGTGTCTGGAAACAAGACAAGATTGAAATACAAGAGCTCATCACGACAAGAGATATTACCGCCGGGCAGCTGATTGACCGGATCGGAGTTGCTCTGGGGCTGCCGTTTCCCGCGGGGAAGCATTTGGAAATACTTGCCATGGAAGGAAAAGACAAGAACTATGTTTTGCCTATGACTAAAATTCTGAATGCTTTTAGTTTTTCCGGACAGGAAAATCAATGCCTGCATGATATTGAGAGCAGTCAATATAATAAGGCCGATATAGCAAAGGGGCTTTTATGTCATATTGGAGATTCTTTGGAAAAAGAACTTTTGAATTATCCTTTTGAAAAGGGGGCCCCTTTTGTATCTATTGGCGGTGTCATGTCAAATATTTATTTAAGGGATCGGGTTAATGATATTTGCAGAGAAAAAATGTTAAAACCCTATTTTGCATCGCCCAGGTACAGCAGTGATAATGCTTCAGGCAACGCGTTCGGCGCATTTATGATTTATTCTTCCTCCTGA